CCCTGACCTGGGCGGCGCCAACCGCATGGTGATGACCGCGGCGCGGCCGGACCGGACATCCTTTGGCTGCGGACAGTCCAACCGTTACCCGTTCTTCGACGAGTGCTTCCTGCAAAGCGCGCCCTCGTCCCGGGACTTCCCGGCCCTCGCAGACCGGATCCGGACCTGCGTGACCGAGCGCGAGGTCAAGGAGGGCATGCGCCCACCCTCGGAGCCCCAGGTCTTCATCGGCGCGCAACTCAGGCCCGTCCTGCCCTTCTACGTCTTCCCCGCCAGGTCCCCGCCATGAACCGGACCTGGGCTGCCCGTGGACTTGCGGGGCTCCTGATCGCCGGCCTCCAGCTCGCCGGAGGGCCAGCCGCCGCGCAATCTCCCTCCACGGCGACTGCGGCGCGCGCGCCTGCGGGCGTGACTGCGCCCGCCGCCCCGGCGCCGGTGCGGGCCACGCCGCCCGCCGCCGAACTTGAGGCCTTCGTGGACGGAGTCGTCCGGGACGCCCTGGTTCAGGACCACATCGTCGGCGCGACCGTAGCCATCGTCCAGGACGGCAAGATTCTCCTGAAGAAGGGATACGGCGCCGCCGATCTTTCCCCGCGGCGCCCGGTGGATCCGGACCAGACCCTTTTCCGGCTGGGATCGGTGTCCAAGACCTTCACCTGGCTGACGGTGCTCAAGGAGGTGGAGGCTGGCCGGCTCAGGCTGGACGCGCCGATCAACCTCTTCCTCCCGGAACCCGTGCACGTCCGTGACCAGGGATTCACCCGGCCGGTGACGCTGCAGAGCCTCATGTCGCATTCGGGCGGCTTCGAAGACCGCGCCCTTGGCCATCTGTTCGAACGCGACCCGGCGCGTATCCGGCCGCTGGCCGTCTACCTTCGCCAGGAGCGGCCCCGGAGGGTCCATCCGGTGGGCCAGATGTCGAGCTATTCGAACTATGGCGCCGCACTTTCGGGACAGGCGGCGGCCTGGGCGTCGGGCCGGACCTTCGAGCGCCTTGCAGAGGAAGGCCTGTTCGAGCCCCTCGGGATGAGCCGGACGACCTTCCGGGAGCCAAGGCCGAAGCGGGCCGACCTTCCTGCGCCGATGCCGGCGAGCCTGGCGGCGGACCTTTCCCGGGGCTACGCCTGGACGGGCGCCGGCTTCCAACCGGAGTCCTTCGAGTACATTGGACAGATCGCTCCGGCCGGGTCGGCATCGTCGACGGCGGGCGACATGGCCCGCTACATGATGGTCCTGCTTGACGGCGGCCAGGCGGGCGAAGGCCGGCTGTATGGCGAGGCTACAGCGCGGGCGCTTCGCCAGCCTCTCCGCTCCACGCCGCCCGGAATCAACGGATGGCGGCACGGCTTCATCGCCTACACCCTTCC
The sequence above is a segment of the Phenylobacterium parvum genome. Coding sequences within it:
- a CDS encoding serine hydrolase domain-containing protein — protein: MNRTWAARGLAGLLIAGLQLAGGPAAAQSPSTATAARAPAGVTAPAAPAPVRATPPAAELEAFVDGVVRDALVQDHIVGATVAIVQDGKILLKKGYGAADLSPRRPVDPDQTLFRLGSVSKTFTWLTVLKEVEAGRLRLDAPINLFLPEPVHVRDQGFTRPVTLQSLMSHSGGFEDRALGHLFERDPARIRPLAVYLRQERPRRVHPVGQMSSYSNYGAALSGQAAAWASGRTFERLAEEGLFEPLGMSRTTFREPRPKRADLPAPMPASLAADLSRGYAWTGAGFQPESFEYIGQIAPAGSASSTAGDMARYMMVLLDGGQAGEGRLYGEATARALRQPLRSTPPGINGWRHGFIAYTLPGGLQGFGHDGATRTFMTNMTLVPELGLGVFISTNTSTGRALTQRFPVRVVEEILGRQGDWPRPAAPQLHAYKGMYEGRYLGTRRAYSGLEGMLERLSGEMQVEVTPEGRLLTREGDRIQSWVPEGPVTSGRFVSDTGWERRVFVIEGGKARRMLTALNTQVYERSPFWGRPGLLAAAAAATGLVSLLALGAALFRNRRDFRQTPVQARAGILQALQALLWLAALGLFLFWSATTPGSELIYTWPGLTLLAASACALVASLLGLACAALLPFVLRSGRRLDSWSPRRRAGFVLTVVVSLAFGLLLALWGGLSPWAG